A region from the uncultured Holophaga sp. genome encodes:
- a CDS encoding Fur family transcriptional regulator: MGTTSSREAAARPMEEVRFEMFLRERKLKLTGERMAILAAAFREDTHFDAESLHADLKGKGSQISRATVYRTLDLLVQCGLVRKQSLGANHASYEAARDEHHDHLVCIQCGKVLEFYRPDLELLQESICQERDFHPFHHSLQIFGLCSRCKGGVSDRDIQGRVAHLHT, translated from the coding sequence ATGGGAACCACCAGCAGCAGGGAGGCCGCCGCCCGCCCCATGGAGGAGGTCCGTTTCGAGATGTTCCTGCGGGAGCGGAAGCTCAAACTCACCGGCGAACGCATGGCCATCCTGGCTGCGGCTTTCCGGGAGGACACCCACTTCGATGCAGAGAGCCTCCATGCGGACTTGAAGGGAAAGGGCTCGCAGATCAGCAGGGCCACGGTCTACCGGACCCTGGATCTGCTCGTGCAGTGCGGACTGGTCCGCAAGCAGAGCCTGGGGGCCAATCACGCCAGCTATGAGGCTGCCCGGGATGAGCACCACGATCACCTGGTCTGCATCCAGTGCGGCAAGGTCCTCGAGTTCTACCGGCCCGACCTGGAACTCCTTCAGGAGAGCATCTGCCAGGAGCGGGACTTCCACCCCTTCCATCACAGTCTCCAGATCTTCGGCCTCTGCTCCAGGTGCAAGGGCGGGGTCAGCGACCGGGACATCCAGGGACGGGTGGCCCACCTGCATACCTAG
- the truA gene encoding tRNA pseudouridine(38-40) synthase TruA, whose product MIGLYYLRVSYDGSAFHGWQIQTTARSVQRVLWDALRALDPQASMPQGTGRTDAGVHARAQGVLITTPRAWDPYRLLAALNAHMPGDVRVMEVQEAPEGFFPRQHAEAKRYTYRLNEGPAEDPLERHLRWHIHRASPLDRGAMARAAAQLVGEHDFSSFRHRDCVAATPVRQVHRVELVERGSQLDLIFEGNRFLMHQVRIMAGTLVEVGLGRLGPDAIPGILEARDRSRAGQTAPPHGLCLEKVWYRSCWGIGEVYVPPSWAREV is encoded by the coding sequence ATGATCGGCCTCTACTACCTGCGTGTCTCCTACGACGGATCCGCCTTCCATGGCTGGCAGATCCAGACCACGGCCCGATCCGTCCAGCGGGTTCTCTGGGATGCCCTCCGGGCCCTGGATCCCCAGGCCTCCATGCCCCAGGGGACCGGCCGGACGGATGCCGGTGTGCATGCCCGGGCCCAGGGGGTCCTGATCACGACTCCCCGGGCCTGGGACCCCTATCGGCTGCTGGCGGCGCTGAACGCCCACATGCCCGGGGATGTCCGGGTCATGGAGGTGCAGGAGGCTCCCGAGGGTTTCTTCCCCCGCCAGCATGCTGAGGCCAAACGCTACACCTACCGTCTCAACGAAGGGCCCGCCGAGGATCCCTTGGAGCGTCACCTCCGTTGGCACATCCATCGGGCCTCGCCCCTGGACCGGGGGGCCATGGCCCGGGCGGCGGCCCAGCTGGTCGGGGAACACGACTTCAGCAGCTTCAGGCATCGGGACTGCGTGGCTGCCACACCCGTCCGCCAGGTCCACCGGGTGGAGCTGGTCGAGCGGGGGAGCCAGCTTGATCTGATCTTCGAGGGCAACCGTTTTCTCATGCACCAGGTCCGGATCATGGCCGGGACCCTGGTGGAGGTGGGATTGGGCCGCCTGGGCCCCGATGCGATCCCTGGGATCCTGGAGGCCCGCGACCGGTCCAGGGCCGGTCAGACGGCTCCCCCCCACGGACTGTGTCTGGAGAAGGTCTGGTACCGGTCCTGCTGGGGGATCGGCGAGGTCTATGTCCCGCCGTCCTGGGCCAGGGAGGTCTGA
- the add gene encoding adenosine deaminase — MSALCIQDITRLPKTDLHVHLDGSLRLETILDLAQVQGVKLPAGDPERLLPFVQVGDNCKSLVEYLKAFDVTLSVMQTYESLVRTAYELGEDAARENVRYMEVRYSPILHQQKGLTLHAIVQAVLEGLALAERDHGIRTGVILCGMRHISPEISLKLADLTVAFKNKGVVGFDLAGAEEDFPAKKHRDAFGRVLANNINCTLHAGEAYGPESIHQAIHLCGAHRIGHGVRLIEDGDLLNYVNDHRIPLECCPSSNVQTRAVRRLADHPLRLFFDLGLRVTVNTDNRLVTGTSVSRELLAIHEELGFSLEELKEIILMGFKSAFLPYAIKRALLADVVSELKSFQPGSLESKREQL, encoded by the coding sequence ATGAGCGCGCTCTGCATCCAGGACATCACCCGCCTTCCCAAAACGGATCTCCATGTCCACCTGGACGGAAGCCTCCGGCTGGAGACCATCCTGGATCTGGCCCAGGTCCAGGGGGTGAAGCTGCCTGCCGGAGATCCGGAGCGGCTCCTGCCCTTTGTGCAGGTGGGGGACAACTGCAAGTCCCTGGTGGAATACCTCAAGGCCTTCGATGTCACGCTCTCGGTCATGCAGACCTACGAGAGTCTGGTGCGCACCGCCTATGAGCTGGGGGAGGATGCGGCTCGGGAGAACGTCCGTTACATGGAGGTCCGCTACAGCCCCATCCTGCACCAGCAGAAGGGGCTCACGCTCCACGCCATCGTCCAGGCGGTCCTGGAGGGGCTTGCGCTAGCCGAGCGGGACCACGGCATCCGCACGGGGGTGATCCTCTGCGGCATGCGGCACATCAGCCCCGAGATCAGCCTCAAACTGGCGGACCTGACGGTGGCCTTCAAGAACAAGGGGGTGGTGGGCTTCGACTTGGCCGGGGCCGAGGAGGACTTCCCCGCCAAGAAACACAGGGACGCCTTTGGCCGGGTGCTGGCCAACAACATCAACTGCACGCTCCATGCCGGTGAGGCCTATGGACCCGAGAGCATCCACCAGGCTATCCACCTCTGTGGCGCCCATCGCATCGGCCACGGGGTCCGCCTCATTGAGGATGGGGACCTGCTCAACTACGTCAACGACCACCGGATCCCCCTGGAGTGCTGCCCCAGCAGTAATGTCCAGACCCGGGCCGTCCGGCGTCTGGCGGACCATCCCCTGCGCCTCTTCTTCGACCTGGGGCTCCGGGTCACCGTCAACACTGACAATCGTCTGGTGACTGGGACCTCGGTCAGCCGGGAACTGCTGGCCATCCACGAGGAGCTGGGTTTCAGCCTCGAGGAGCTCAAGGAGATCATCCTCATGGGCTTCAAGAGCGCCTTCCTGCCCTATGCCATCAAGCGGGCCCTGCTGGCGGATGTGGTGAGCGAGCTGAAGTCCTTTCAGCCTGGGAGCCTGGAGAGCAAGCGCGAG
- a CDS encoding HU family DNA-binding protein, whose protein sequence is MNKAELIAAIAEKAEINKSKAAVALDTFVSSISAALRAGDKVTLVGFGTFSVAARGARTGRNPRDGAKIKIAAKKVAKFKPGKKLADDVNGAKKGKKK, encoded by the coding sequence ATGAACAAGGCTGAACTGATCGCTGCCATCGCCGAGAAGGCCGAGATCAACAAGTCCAAGGCCGCTGTGGCCCTGGACACCTTCGTCTCCAGCATCTCCGCCGCCCTCCGCGCCGGGGACAAGGTGACCCTCGTCGGCTTCGGCACCTTCTCCGTGGCCGCCCGCGGTGCCCGCACCGGCCGCAACCCCCGTGACGGCGCGAAGATCAAGATCGCCGCCAAGAAGGTCGCCAAGTTCAAGCCCGGCAAGAAGCTGGCCGACGATGTCAACGGCGCCAAGAAGGGCAAGAAGAAGTAG